The Thalassolituus oleivorans MIL-1 genome includes the window CTTCTTGCACTTCTTCGCGAATAATGTCGTTACACAGGTCGACACATTCGTCACAGATGAACACCGAAGGGCCGGCAATCAGCTTGCGTACTTCGTGCTGACTCTTACCGCAAAAGGAGCAGTAGAGCAGCTTGCCGCCATCTTCGCCTTTGCCTTTAGTATCGTCGGTCATTCGACTGCCTCGTAATTTTCTATGCGTATACCGAAAAGATGGGTCCTTTCGGTCAGTATTTCAACCCAGAAGAGAAAATATCTGGGTTACTTTCTATCAGCCGCGCTTAGTCAGCACTTCATCAATTAGGCCATAAGCCTTTGCCACATCAGCATCCATGAAGTTATCGCGCTCTGTATCTGCGGCAATCTTCTCTAGAGACTGACCCGTATGATGAGCCAGAATGCTGTTCAAGCGCTCTTTCGTGTTTTGAATGTTAGCAGCCTGAATCAAGATGTCTGTTGCTTGACCCTGAGCACCACCACTTGGCTGGTGAATCATGACGCGAGAATTTGGAACGCTGAAGCGTTTACCCGGCGCGCCTGCTGCCAACAAAAAGGCACCCATACTACAAGCCTGACCAATGACCATGGTGCTAACGTCTGGCTTAATAAATTGCATCGTGTCGTAAATCGACATACCTGCGGTAACCGAACCACCAGGAGAGTTGATATACAGGTGAATATCTTTATCCGGATTTTCAGATTCTAAGAACAACAGCTGCGCAACAACCAAGTTAGCCATATGATCTTCAACTGGCCCAACTAGAAAAATAACGCGCTCTTTCAGTAATCGGGAATAGATATCGTAGGAACGTTCACCGCGAGCGGACTGTTCTACGACCATGGGTACCAGAGCATTCTGGATAGTTTCTGATTGTTCTTTATTGGAGTCAAACATTCGGACTCTGCACTCCCTGACCTATGAATATTAACAAAAACAGCCGTATCCTTCGATAACGGCTGCTTTGAGTTTAGCCTTGAATTGGCTGAATGTCAGTTCCGATCAGAAACTTATCGTGCAGATTGATTCACCAAACGAATAACTTCTTCGTAATTGGATTCAACCTGAGACACTTTAGCCTGAGCCAGAACTTTCTCAACAACCTGCTCTTCCAAAGCCAAAGCTTCAACCTGAGCTTTTTGCTGTGGGTTAGTGTTGTAATAAGTACGTACTTCTTCTGGATCTTGATATGACGCAGCAACTTCTTCAATCAAAGCTTCTACTTTTTCTGCCGAAGGCGTCAATTCATTAGCTTCGATCGCTGCGTTCATCAACAAACCAATCGCAACGCGCTTTTCGGCTTGTTCTTTGAACAATTCTTTCGGCAGCATGTTCATATCGAACTTCTGGCCACCACCAAACTGCTGAACAGCTTGCTGACGCAGGCGATCAATTTCTTGATCCACGAGCGATGCTGGTACGTCGATATTGTTGCTTTCAACCAAACCAGCAATCACTTGCTGCTTAGCTAGGTTACGCAAGCCACGAGCCAATTCACGATCCATATTCTTACGGATTTCTGACTTAAACTCAGCCAAGTCAGCAGTTTCGATACCGAACGAACCAAAGAACTCAGCGTTCAATTCTGGCAGCTCAGGCTTCTTAACGGTTTGCACAGATACTTTGAACTGAGCAGGCTTACCTTTCAATTCTTCTTTGTGGTAATCCTCTGGGAAAGCAACGTCAAGCGTCTTCTCTTCGCCCGCTTTCGCGCCTACAAGGCCCGTTTCAAAACCTGGGATCATAGAGTTAGAACCCAAAGTTAGGCTATAGCCTGCAGCCTTACCGCCTTCAAACGCTTCACCATCGATGAAACCTTCGAAATCAATAACTACTTGGTCGCCATCAACGGCAGCTTCAGTGCTCTCTTCCCACTTAGCATGTTGCTTTTGTAGGTTTGTTAGCATGTTTTCAAGATCCGCATCAGTCACTTCAGCGGCTTTTTGCTCAACTTCAATTGCAGAGAAATCAGCAAGAGTGATCTCTGGATATACTTCAAACGTCGCTTTGAACTCTAAGTCTTTGCCGTCTTCATCAACGGTCGGCTCAAAGTTAGGCATACCCGCCAACTTCAAATCTTCGTCTTGAACAGCTTTAAAGAAAGACTGTTGCATTTGCTGGTAAATAGCTTCGTAACGAGCTTGCTTACCAAACATTTTTTTCGCTACGGCTGGAGGAATTTTACCAGCACGGAAACCATCAATACGGCGGCCTTTTGACAGCTTTTTCAGTTCAACAACAACTTTCTCTTCTACTTCTGCTGCTGGAACACCAATGGTCATACAACGCTGAAGACCAGATGTTGTCTCAATGGACACTTGCATAGATGCCTCTCAATACACGATTACAATGACGCAACAAGCTAACGGCTCGCTACAATAAATTCTGAAGGTCGCGGATTATAGCCCAAGGATTAAAGCGAATGAAACCATTTGCTGCCAGATTAGCTACAGGCGCGGAACATTTAGAGAAGATTAGGAGGTATACGGGGAAGAAGTGGGGTGGCCGACGGGGATCGAACCCGCGACAACAGGAATCACAATCCTGGACTCTACCAACTGAGCTACGGCCACCACATTGTTTGCTGAGCTTGCCAAATAATGGCGCACCCGGCAGGGATTGAACCTGCAACCCTCGGCTTAGAAGGCCGATGCTCTATCCAATTGAGCTACGGGCGCATGTCCATTCAATCCAAGGGATTAAATGGTCGGGGTAGAGAGATTCGAACTCCCGACATCCTGGTCCCAAACCAGGCGCGCTACCAGACTGCGCTATACCCCGAACAACACTATCAGAGCAATGCCCCTCAAGTGGCTGCGCATATTATAGATCGCCCCTTGGGTCGTCAACGACTTTTTGAAAAAAATGTGTAAAAACAACCGGTTCCACTCTTTTTGAGGTTTAGTGGTGATTCATAACCCCTACCCTCTTTGTTTTAACCGCTCAGCGTGAGAAAATCGCGCGCTTTGATGAATAGCTACAGGTTAATCGCTCCTATGACCGCAACACTGATCGATGGCAAGGCAACTGCCGAAGCAATGCGTGAATCCATTAAACGCAAGGTAGAGGTACGGCTAGCAGCCGGTCAACGCGCTCCCGGATTAGCGGTAATTCTTGTCGGCTCAGACCCTGCGTCAGAAGTTTATGTATCGCACAAGCGTAAAGACTGCGAACAAGTTGGCATCATCAGCAAAGCTTACGATTTACCCGCTACAACCAGCCAACAAGAACTGATCGAGCTAATTGATCAACTCAACAACGACGCTGAAATCGACGGCATATTGGTACAACTACCACTACCCGCTGGTTTAAAAGCTGATGAAATTTTAGAGCGCATTGCACCAACCAAAGATGTTGATGGTTTTCACCCATTTAACGTAGGTCGCTTAGCGCAGCGTATTCCGCTATTACGCCCTTGCACCCCTGCTGGCATCGTAGATTTACTCGACGGCACTGGTCACGACATCACCGGCATGCACGCTGTAATTGTTGGTGCTTCCAATATCGTTGGCCGCCCAATGGGGCTAGAACTGCTATTAAAAGGCTGCACAGTGACGACTTGTCACCGCTTTACCAAAGACCTAGCGTCATTTGTAAGCCAAGCCGACATCGTGGTCGTTGCGGTTGGTAAGCCTGGCATCGTAAAAGGCGAATGGATCAAAGAAGGCGCCATCGTTATCGACGTGGGCATCAACCGCTTAGACAACGGCAAACTGGTTGGCGACGTTGATTTTGCCGCTGCCGCAGAGCGCGCTAGTTTTATCACTCCAGTTCCTGGTGGCGTCGGCCCAATGACCCGCGCAAAGCTGTTAGAGAACACGCTAATTGCCTGTGAGTCATTGCATAAAGCCTAACCAAACCGCAAAAAGCACCTAGATCATTGCAACTGCCAGAGCTCGCCGCTGTCAGTTGCAATCCAGATACGACCTTTCGAATCTTCCAACAGCGCCCTTAGCCGCTGATTTTCTTCTTCAAAGTAACGCTGTTCATTAGTAACCGATTCGCCCCTCATCACTACGCGATTTAGATGCTGCAATTTCAGCGCACCCAATAAAAAATCACCCTGCCAGTCATACCGATTTTGCTTAACCGTGAGCAAACTTCCCGGTGCAATAGAGGGTATATAAACCTTTTTAGCGTCAATCATGCCGGGCTTAGACTCCTCACCGACGCTTAATGGCCCCCAGTATTCCTTACCTAAAGACACCTCAGCCCAACCGTAATTACCGCCCTTTTCGATACGATTTAGCTCATCACCACCGCGCGGGCCGTGTTCGCTCTCCCACAACTGACCTTTACGAACCGCCAAACCTTGTGGATTGCGATGGCCATAACTCCAGATCTCAGGCAATGCACCTCCTCTTCCGACAAAAGGATTGTCTGCCGGCACACGCCCATCACGATGCAATCGTATTATGCTTCCGGCGTGCGTAGTGAGATCTTGGCCATTGGCGCGATTACCGCGATCACCCACGCCAAAAAACACATAATCACCAATAAACGCGATACGACTACCAAAATGACGCCCTTCCTCACTGGCCGACTTAGTCACCAACAAGGTTTGCCAATTTTGTAGCGCCGTTAACGAATCATTCAACTTCGCTCGCCCGAGTGCGGTTGCGCCCATGTCGTTATTGACGGGCGTAGCGTAAGTGAAATAAATCCAACCTAAATCGCTATCACCCAGCTTATAGTCAGAAGGTACCGCAACATCCAGCAAGCCACCTTGCCCTATCACCGCCACCTTCGGCGCCCCACCAACCAATGTTTTAACTCCAGAATCCATATCAAACAACACCAACGAACCCGCTTTTTGCGTAATCAGTAAATGCTTATCCGACACCTGAGCCATCCCCCAGGGCTTACTAAAACCTTTAACCATTACATTAGGCTTGGGCGAGACGTCCGCCAACGCGCCACTAAAAAAGAGCGGCGAAAACAGAAGTAAAAACCAATGAAGCCTAAAAACAGAAGACGCAACAGAGAACATGGGCAAACCTTGTATTTATTAAGAGTGAATACACAGACATTGATAATTCTGACAGCATACCAGCCGATTTGTATCCTCATTTTAAAAACAAGAATTCGCTGTCACATACTGCGATTATTGAAACTAATAACCAGTGGCCAGATTGCTTGATCATTAACCCACGCATCATCACCGGCTAGGGTATGATGATTTTGTAACCCACCTTGGGATCATTATGAAACGTTATAAAATTATTCATCGCACGTATTACAACTACAGCGACACAGTAACGCTCGGTGCCCAGCATCTGCTCTTGCGCCCACGTGAAGGTCACGACCTGCGCATCGAATCGTTTGTATTGAAAATTTCACCCGATGCGAAAATTTATTGGCATCGTGATGTCGAAGGTAATTCGGTTGCCATCGCTAACTTTTCCAGCCCTACACAGCAACTCACCATTGAAAGTGAAGTCATTATTCAACAGTACAATGAATCACCGTTGGATTTCATCGTTGCTGATTATGCGATTAATTATCCTTTTTTATACAGCAAGAGCGATCAGTTTTTACTATCACCCTACCGGGTATTACCCGACCAAAAAACGCGAGAATTATTGAATAACTGGATATTTAATGTCTGGAAGTCAGGCGAACAAGTCCAAACTTATACCCTGCTACAACGACTTGCTAAAACCGTATACACCACACTCTCATACAAAGTAAGGGAAGAGCCCGGCGTGCAAACCGCCGAGCAAACGCTCTCGCTCGGTTCTGGATCATGCCGTGATTTTGCCCTGCTGTTTATGGAAGCGGTTAAATGCCTCGGGCTCGCAGCTCGATTTGTCAGTGGCTATTTGCATGCGCCATTAATGTCGAACCAAGTAGGCTCGACTCACGCATGGGCCGAAGTGTATATACCCGGCGGCGGTTGGAAAGGATTTGATCCGACGATAGGCGACATAGTAGGCACAGATCACATCCCCGTCGCCGTATCACGGTTAGCAGAAGCCGTGCCGCCGATATCTGGATCCTTTGCGGGTTTTGCAGAATCGAAGCTGGATGTTGGGGTTTGGGTAAGTGCGTGTTGAATAAATACAGAGATCTAGTGTGACCGTAGACAACAGATTAAGAGAATAGAGCCCAAGTAGATCGAGTCAGGCCCTATTGGGTTACTTTGCCGTTATTTCTGTTCCAAGCGTTACTGGCGATAGAGACGCACAATTTCGTAACGGTTAAAGCCGGTATGCCGTTGATGGTTATGGCCATAACAGAAATTGGAAAACAGATGTAGGAAAAAGAAAAAATCGTTACGGTTTTGAAACCAGTACTCACCGTAGTTTGGATCAAAGAAGCAGACGTCTTCTCCGTTCTGGCCGATATAAGCTGAAATAGCGTGAGAGCCGTTAGCGCGTTGTCCATCCAGGATAATCAAGACATGTCCACCTTGAATGCGTTCCAATTCAGTTTTCAGGGCACCACTGTTCATAGGTATTCGGGTACTAGAGTGAATACCAATACCCTGATTACGAAACCAGTTCTGGTATCCCATTCTCCAGTCTGGAAAAGTAGCTAAATTATTTTGCCACTGAGAAATGCGCTGGTATTCATTATGATTGAATGGAATAAAAGTGCGCGTATTGGGAATCCGGTAGGCACCCAAGTGGGTTACCAGTGAATCATCCAATGCATGATACTTGATCCAGTGGCAAGATAATCCCATACAAATCCCGTTGCCAGTTGGGGCTTGTATAAAGTGCAAGGGGAAGCCTTGACTGAAGTCCCATGTGCAGTGGCCTTGAAAATTATCGGCTAGTTGTTGAACATTGTTCAGAGGGTAAGCTCGGTGCGGCATATTATGCTCCTTCAAAGATATTAATTGCTGAGGGTTACATGCTTATACGGTGCGAGCTTGAGGAAAGTTGCAGTTGAATTTTTTATTTTTACGCATAACTATGACTACGCGTAACGATGACTGTGCATGTACTTCTTAAACTATCCGCATAACGATGACTGTCCATGTACGTCTAGCTCGTCACTAGAAAACTAAACAAATGAGTTGTTTGATTTCTCAATCTCGATCTCAACACACAGTGCAGAGTATGAATCGTTCGCCGCATATTTTAACTGATAATCCTGCAACGGAAATGCAGCCCAGTTGGACGTCTGAGCGCTTTTTGTTAGACGTTGCCCAAACAACATGGCAACAGCAACTCTCGCGCCTACCTTCTGTTTAACACCGGTAAACTTCTGCACTTTTGACGAAAGCTCTAGAGTGTTTTCTACCTTAATACCAAACTTCTGAAGAATTATTTTTTTATCATCAGCCAACCCAAAGCCGACTTTTTTGATGCTTGCATTACTCAATACTTGAGCAGTTTCCTCAACGGCTTCAGGAAATATCGTAGGAAAAATGAATGTTTTTGACAGGCAAGATAGCTGAATAAGATGAGGGCCAGAACTTACCTCTCCTTTTTTAAAGGTAGGCTTACTCTCAGTATCAAACCCAAGCACTGAATGTTTTATCAACTCAGAGACAGCCGCAATTGCCTCCGCCTTATTGGTTACAACGACAATATTAGCCAGATCAACACCTTGATAAACCGGTAATTCTCTAATCTGTTCCTTGGTTGGCCTGTTAAAGGGGACTTCCACTAAATGCTACCTCCAATAAATGCGTATCCAAAAATAGCTCTCTTTAAACTCGTGAGAGTAACTGATTAGAGTGACTGTCCATTTAGTTATTGATTAGAGTGACTGTCCATTTAGTTATAGTTAGGACTAATCCTGCCAGCGCTCAGGGCTGTATGAAAATACCGGCAGAGATAACTGCCATCGGATAGCGATTAAACGCAATGCCAGGCCACAGCTGAACGAAGCCAGCAAGGTGAGGTCATGATCAAACCCAGCGTCGTGCAGCGTCAGGTACAGCCCTGCAACCAAAAGAGAAACACTCGCGTAAAGTTCTTTTTGCAACACCTGAGGGGTCTGATTGCAGAGAATATCGCGCAGAATGCCACCAAAAATACCGGTAATGACACCCGACATAATCACCACCGGCAGGTCGTAATTCAGGGCCAGCGCAACATTACAGCCAATGATGGTGAAAGCCACCAGTCCCATAGCATCCAGAATCAAGAACAGTTGCTGCAAGCGATGCATAAAACGCGCGACCACCATGGTCATTAAACCGGCAGTAATCGTCAGATAAATGTAGGAAGGATGCTGGGTCCAGTTTACCGGGAAGTTACCCAACAACATATCGCGCACAGTACCGCCGCCGAGCGCGGTAATAAAAGCAATCAACACCACGCCAAACATATCCATCTGACGTTTGCCGGCGGCAAGTGCCCCAGACATGGCTTCAGCGGTAATAGCAATAAGATAGACAGTCGTAAGCACACAGAGCTCCAGTGAAAGTCTGTGCCCCTCCCCCTGTCCTCGGTACCTGAGAGTTTGACCGGACACATAGGTATGGCCGGCTTGCTCCTTCGGTGGGTGCCTGAGCACCGCTCTCCAGATGGCAAATGTTTCTGAGTCGCAGTCCTGGGTACCTGAGCGTTTATGGGAGTTTGCGCCTTCGGTGGCCAGCAGCGCTGGCTCTCTCCTGCGAGAGCCAACATTGTAGACAATTGCCGTGAGAAACGGAACCAGAGGCTTAACTCGAAACGCAATCAATCCTGAAGACTCAACTCTCCCTCCAGTACCAGTGGATCAAAATCATAGCCGTTTCATAGAAAGCCCCGTCCTAGAACCCTCATCCTAAAACCCCAATTCGCTTAAACCCGGATGGTCGTCAGGGCGACGTCCCAATGGCCAATGAAACTTCCGCTCGTCTTCACGGATCGGATGCTCATTAATGCTCGCGATGCGCCAACGCAACCTTGTGTGGATCTCGGGAGTTCCAGCCATCCTCCGCGAGACGAATTTTCTCAATCGCGGTTTGCTCATTAAACGGCGGTAAAGGGGGTCTGCTCATTTCATACACTCCTTCAAAAAATTCGGGGTAGAACCCTTGTTTCTTTCACCAGCCAGAGCATCAGGTCTCTGACGAACTCCTGATCCTGCTCATGACTCCAGACCGGCAACACCAGATGGAACTTATCTGAGCGGATAATTACGGCACTGCGTCCGGTAGTCCGTATTTCTTCGACATCGCTGAAATCACAGCGTACTGTTCGCCTGAATGCACGGGGCTTACACCAGATCCCCGAACGCGCTACTATGGACCGCGCTACTATGGACAGTCACCCTAAGAAGAATGCCTGATTGATCAGGAACGTCAATACCGCTAGCTTTAAAATACGAAGCAAGTTGCAGGAGGCTAGGATGCCTAAACCAAGAAAAGAACTCATCTCACTCGAAGCCACACCCTACTACCACTGTGTTTCGCGCTGTGTCAGGCGTGCATTCCTATGTGGAACAGACGAGGAAGGTCGTAGTTTTGAGCATAGGCGCGGCTGGATCGAGCATCTACTACTCGAACAAGCCAAGGTCTACTGTATTGATATCGCAGCATACGCTGTAATGTCGAACCACTTCCACGCCGTTCTTCATATCAACCAAGCCAAGTCTAAAGGGTTAACCGACATTGAAGTCGTTCAACGCTGGCATCAGTTATATAAAGGCACCCTCGTTTCACAGCAGTTTGAACGTGGCGAGGAATTGCGGGAGGATCAATGGATATTGCTACGGCGAAATATCGAAGAGTGGCGCTCACGACTAATGAGCATCAGCTGGTTTATGCGCCGGTTAAATGAAACAATCGCGCGCTTAGCAAATGATGAAGATGAATGCACGGGCCATTTCTGGGAAGGCCGTTTC containing:
- a CDS encoding DUF1348 family protein — protein: MSRPPLPPFNEQTAIEKIRLAEDGWNSRDPHKVALAHREH
- a CDS encoding transglutaminase family protein; protein product: MKRYKIIHRTYYNYSDTVTLGAQHLLLRPREGHDLRIESFVLKISPDAKIYWHRDVEGNSVAIANFSSPTQQLTIESEVIIQQYNESPLDFIVADYAINYPFLYSKSDQFLLSPYRVLPDQKTRELLNNWIFNVWKSGEQVQTYTLLQRLAKTVYTTLSYKVREEPGVQTAEQTLSLGSGSCRDFALLFMEAVKCLGLAARFVSGYLHAPLMSNQVGSTHAWAEVYIPGGGWKGFDPTIGDIVGTDHIPVAVSRLAEAVPPISGSFAGFAESKLDVGVWVSAC
- the tig gene encoding trigger factor, translating into MQVSIETTSGLQRCMTIGVPAAEVEEKVVVELKKLSKGRRIDGFRAGKIPPAVAKKMFGKQARYEAIYQQMQQSFFKAVQDEDLKLAGMPNFEPTVDEDGKDLEFKATFEVYPEITLADFSAIEVEQKAAEVTDADLENMLTNLQKQHAKWEESTEAAVDGDQVVIDFEGFIDGEAFEGGKAAGYSLTLGSNSMIPGFETGLVGAKAGEEKTLDVAFPEDYHKEELKGKPAQFKVSVQTVKKPELPELNAEFFGSFGIETADLAEFKSEIRKNMDRELARGLRNLAKQQVIAGLVESNNIDVPASLVDQEIDRLRQQAVQQFGGGQKFDMNMLPKELFKEQAEKRVAIGLLMNAAIEANELTPSAEKVEALIEEVAASYQDPEEVRTYYNTNPQQKAQVEALALEEQVVEKVLAQAKVSQVESNYEEVIRLVNQSAR
- the folD gene encoding bifunctional methylenetetrahydrofolate dehydrogenase/methenyltetrahydrofolate cyclohydrolase FolD, whose translation is MTATLIDGKATAEAMRESIKRKVEVRLAAGQRAPGLAVILVGSDPASEVYVSHKRKDCEQVGIISKAYDLPATTSQQELIELIDQLNNDAEIDGILVQLPLPAGLKADEILERIAPTKDVDGFHPFNVGRLAQRIPLLRPCTPAGIVDLLDGTGHDITGMHAVIVGASNIVGRPMGLELLLKGCTVTTCHRFTKDLASFVSQADIVVVAVGKPGIVKGEWIKEGAIVIDVGINRLDNGKLVGDVDFAAAAERASFITPVPGGVGPMTRAKLLENTLIACESLHKA
- a CDS encoding 3'-5' exonuclease, encoding MEVPFNRPTKEQIRELPVYQGVDLANIVVVTNKAEAIAAVSELIKHSVLGFDTESKPTFKKGEVSSGPHLIQLSCLSKTFIFPTIFPEAVEETAQVLSNASIKKVGFGLADDKKIILQKFGIKVENTLELSSKVQKFTGVKQKVGARVAVAMLFGQRLTKSAQTSNWAAFPLQDYQLKYAANDSYSALCVEIEIEKSNNSFV
- the clpP gene encoding ATP-dependent Clp endopeptidase proteolytic subunit ClpP, which encodes MFDSNKEQSETIQNALVPMVVEQSARGERSYDIYSRLLKERVIFLVGPVEDHMANLVVAQLLFLESENPDKDIHLYINSPGGSVTAGMSIYDTMQFIKPDVSTMVIGQACSMGAFLLAAGAPGKRFSVPNSRVMIHQPSGGAQGQATDILIQAANIQNTKERLNSILAHHTGQSLEKIAADTERDNFMDADVAKAYGLIDEVLTKRG
- a CDS encoding PQQ-dependent sugar dehydrogenase, producing the protein MFSVASSVFRLHWFLLLFSPLFFSGALADVSPKPNVMVKGFSKPWGMAQVSDKHLLITQKAGSLVLFDMDSGVKTLVGGAPKVAVIGQGGLLDVAVPSDYKLGDSDLGWIYFTYATPVNNDMGATALGRAKLNDSLTALQNWQTLLVTKSASEEGRHFGSRIAFIGDYVFFGVGDRGNRANGQDLTTHAGSIIRLHRDGRVPADNPFVGRGGALPEIWSYGHRNPQGLAVRKGQLWESEHGPRGGDELNRIEKGGNYGWAEVSLGKEYWGPLSVGEESKPGMIDAKKVYIPSIAPGSLLTVKQNRYDWQGDFLLGALKLQHLNRVVMRGESVTNEQRYFEEENQRLRALLEDSKGRIWIATDSGELWQLQ
- a CDS encoding trimeric intracellular cation channel family protein, which produces MLTTVYLIAITAEAMSGALAAGKRQMDMFGVVLIAFITALGGGTVRDMLLGNFPVNWTQHPSYIYLTITAGLMTMVVARFMHRLQQLFLILDAMGLVAFTIIGCNVALALNYDLPVVIMSGVITGIFGGILRDILCNQTPQVLQKELYASVSLLVAGLYLTLHDAGFDHDLTLLASFSCGLALRLIAIRWQLSLPVFSYSPERWQD
- a CDS encoding YopT-type cysteine protease domain-containing protein, whose translation is MPHRAYPLNNVQQLADNFQGHCTWDFSQGFPLHFIQAPTGNGICMGLSCHWIKYHALDDSLVTHLGAYRIPNTRTFIPFNHNEYQRISQWQNNLATFPDWRMGYQNWFRNQGIGIHSSTRIPMNSGALKTELERIQGGHVLIILDGQRANGSHAISAYIGQNGEDVCFFDPNYGEYWFQNRNDFFFFLHLFSNFCYGHNHQRHTGFNRYEIVRLYRQ